In one Caldalkalibacillus thermarum genomic region, the following are encoded:
- a CDS encoding type IV secretory system conjugative DNA transfer family protein translates to MDRPIIWGGSDAFTHMLVVGPTRCGKTATILKPIIYNLLVQKAKGKKLGLSVIEPKGDVAFMVREMCEEMGLDFVHIDPAQKRGYAESAGYDPSYESHRFNPMVGDEDTVAEATVAVLKSLFGKQEAFFATVQEVSARNVTKLLKRLQGDRLDLGDVVNTLRDLKLLEYKVNELVNRQGEDDLTKFFKAELLGAMKDKYRQFVIGLRAQLENLTANRHLRSIMTGESSFDIDRHFEEGGILAVNTALGELGSSGDAFGQYIIMHLQSGTFRRGGTEKTRVPHFLIVDEYSRYINPDIERFLNIAAEYRVAGIFACQSLSQLEVETGKMSGRAVKRAILNGCRNKICFGGITSEDAKEFAEEFGKKQIIVRQATYDTRVIGANIFPASYRDTEQEEYRFFYTQLMDGLPRFHFVYKLLKDGTPQPPKIGKGRFIPRDWKKRREWVERAEVKKRSIFDLLSSLRKANPAEPGRYAFKKREKTFDQNGRWTVEGEWTPVAGSESAGSSARHTAQASKTDFEVRKIRFVEAEPVVFASQSQPGSEPGRVVWLDSQPMQATGTDDPAPECEKTVVSVSEEVPHSHEHSHEREVPQNEPLERGDAVKEETENGRDENKKEVKKRRIRQELF, encoded by the coding sequence TTGGACAGGCCGATCATCTGGGGTGGGAGTGACGCTTTTACCCACATGCTGGTGGTGGGTCCCACTCGTTGTGGAAAGACGGCAACCATTTTGAAACCAATCATTTACAATCTATTGGTGCAGAAAGCCAAGGGTAAGAAACTGGGCCTTTCGGTGATTGAGCCGAAAGGGGACGTGGCGTTTATGGTACGGGAGATGTGTGAGGAAATGGGACTTGACTTTGTGCATATAGACCCGGCACAGAAGCGTGGGTATGCAGAAAGTGCCGGTTATGATCCGTCCTATGAGAGTCACCGTTTCAACCCGATGGTGGGAGATGAAGATACCGTAGCCGAGGCCACGGTGGCGGTGTTAAAGAGCCTGTTTGGCAAACAGGAAGCCTTTTTCGCCACCGTGCAGGAAGTATCGGCCCGCAACGTGACCAAGCTGTTGAAACGGCTTCAGGGTGACCGTCTGGATTTGGGAGACGTGGTCAACACCTTGCGTGATCTGAAGCTGTTGGAATACAAGGTGAACGAACTGGTTAACCGGCAGGGAGAAGATGATCTGACCAAGTTTTTCAAGGCGGAACTGTTGGGGGCCATGAAAGACAAATACCGCCAGTTTGTGATCGGGCTTCGTGCCCAGTTGGAGAATCTCACGGCCAACCGTCATTTGCGTTCCATCATGACGGGAGAATCCAGTTTTGACATAGATCGTCACTTTGAAGAAGGTGGCATTTTGGCGGTCAACACGGCTTTGGGCGAATTGGGTTCAAGCGGGGACGCATTTGGCCAGTACATCATCATGCATTTGCAATCAGGGACATTCAGGCGTGGGGGGACGGAAAAGACCCGTGTCCCCCACTTTCTCATCGTGGACGAGTATTCCCGGTATATCAACCCGGACATTGAGCGTTTTCTGAACATAGCGGCCGAGTACCGGGTGGCCGGTATCTTTGCCTGCCAATCCTTGAGCCAGTTGGAAGTGGAGACGGGCAAGATGAGTGGTCGAGCCGTAAAGCGGGCCATACTGAACGGCTGTCGCAACAAAATCTGTTTTGGCGGCATAACCAGCGAAGATGCCAAAGAATTTGCAGAGGAATTTGGCAAGAAACAGATCATTGTCCGGCAGGCCACCTATGACACGAGGGTTATCGGGGCCAACATCTTTCCGGCCAGCTATCGGGACACGGAGCAGGAAGAATACCGCTTTTTTTACACTCAACTGATGGACGGCCTGCCCCGTTTCCACTTTGTGTACAAATTGCTTAAAGATGGCACACCGCAACCGCCGAAGATAGGCAAAGGCAGATTCATCCCTCGTGACTGGAAAAAGCGGCGGGAATGGGTGGAGCGGGCGGAAGTGAAAAAACGGTCAATATTTGACCTGTTGTCTTCACTTCGCAAAGCCAACCCGGCAGAGCCGGGACGCTACGCTTTTAAGAAGCGGGAAAAAACATTTGACCAAAACGGCCGTTGGACAGTGGAGGGCGAATGGACGCCTGTTGCGGGCAGTGAATCAGCCGGTTCATCTGCCCGCCACACCGCTCAGGCCTCCAAAACGGATTTTGAAGTTAGAAAAATACGTTTTGTTGAAGCGGAGCCTGTTGTCTTCGCTTCGCAAAGCCAACCCGGAAGCGAACCGGGCCGTGTGGTCTGGTTGGATTCCCAGCCAATGCAGGCTACTGGCACGGACGATCCAGCCCCTGAGTGTGAAAAGACTGTCGTATCCGTTTCAGAAGAAGTGCCACATTCACACGAACATTCACATGAAAGAGAAGTGCCGCAAAATGAACCGCTTGAAAGGGGTGATGCTGTAAAAGAAGAAACAGAAAATGGCAGAGATGAAAACAAAAAAGAGGTTAAAAAACGCCGTATCAGGCAGGAACTATTTTGA
- a CDS encoding replication-relaxation family protein: protein MQVIKQVTERDLGILRDLYRFRVMNGEQIRRLYFGEHEAYTYRKLYIMRNSGWIRSRKIARHLSDASRIEAVHYITDRGLRVLREHQLIGDEEIEAKDLHIKKENMDSYLDFVDLYVELKDSGYTFVDSRELKKKYRTNRGDLYKGSIIDRDGNEYFVYIIKGGARESTLRRVLFEAEKNTMEVPLCRNLILFRGVKSYDEFLGMMDSHVLASACLMPFGFACQYLRHYQGSQHLVNLITKHGEARENHDHLKSVYPYIIRCGESEKYVADLMMNDLALLDRMKRERHDKEVMVFTHELFSYDIEERLKDMRGIEVIEITDKELGIC from the coding sequence ATGCAGGTAATCAAGCAGGTGACGGAGCGGGATTTGGGGATATTGCGAGATTTATACAGGTTTAGGGTAATGAACGGGGAGCAGATTAGGCGGTTGTATTTTGGGGAGCATGAAGCGTATACCTATCGCAAGCTATATATCATGAGGAACAGCGGGTGGATAAGGTCTAGGAAGATTGCACGGCATTTATCGGACGCAAGCAGGATAGAAGCGGTGCATTACATTACAGACAGGGGATTAAGGGTATTGCGGGAACATCAGTTAATAGGTGATGAGGAAATAGAGGCTAAGGATTTGCATATCAAGAAAGAGAACATGGACAGTTATCTGGATTTTGTAGACCTGTATGTGGAGTTGAAAGACAGTGGATACACGTTTGTCGACTCACGGGAACTGAAGAAGAAGTACCGTACCAATCGGGGAGATTTGTACAAAGGTTCCATCATAGACCGTGATGGAAATGAATATTTTGTGTACATCATCAAGGGTGGAGCACGGGAAAGCACTTTAAGGCGTGTGCTTTTTGAAGCGGAAAAAAACACAATGGAAGTGCCCTTGTGTCGGAACCTGATATTATTTAGAGGCGTGAAGAGTTACGATGAATTTTTGGGCATGATGGACAGTCATGTACTGGCGAGTGCCTGTCTGATGCCGTTTGGATTTGCGTGTCAGTATCTAAGGCATTACCAAGGGAGTCAACACCTTGTGAATTTAATCACAAAACATGGTGAAGCAAGAGAGAATCATGATCATTTAAAAAGCGTGTATCCCTACATCATTCGATGCGGGGAATCTGAAAAATACGTGGCCGATCTGATGATGAACGATTTGGCGTTGTTGGACAGGATGAAAAGGGAGCGGCACGACAAGGAAGTCATGGTGTTTACACATGAGTTGTTCAGTTACGACATTGAAGAGCGTTTAAAAGACATGCGGGGGATTGAGGTTATCGAAATCACGGATAAGGAGTTGGGAATATGCTGA
- a CDS encoding pilin, whose amino-acid sequence MERNVEIRPMSLEQFTDWLVGVILQFFYLLQQISVPIFLVMFGLGGIVLIVGMLFGSSRMRGAGGGTLIMAIFGFILVWLAPTIVQILEDLVSTAP is encoded by the coding sequence TTGGAACGCAATGTTGAGATCAGACCAATGTCATTGGAGCAGTTTACGGACTGGTTGGTTGGGGTTATCTTGCAGTTTTTCTATCTTTTGCAACAGATCAGCGTACCAATCTTTCTAGTGATGTTTGGATTAGGTGGCATTGTACTGATTGTGGGGATGTTGTTTGGTTCGTCACGTATGAGGGGAGCCGGAGGCGGTACTCTAATTATGGCTATTTTCGGTTTTATCTTGGTTTGGCTGGCCCCGACAATTGTACAGATTCTTGAAGATTTGGTCAGCACCGCACCTTAA